One window of Micromonas commoda chromosome 1, complete sequence genomic DNA carries:
- a CDS encoding predicted protein codes for MAKANAAEAEKNAKLTKAMAAAKFAAAHKHQQHKDEKGRLVAQVDAAKTAADAERAAAKQAKILADAANTEARKAEAVAKQAKAEATRAREESDAAKVQAAEDVANAKAIAADAKKEAELALNAAKTSRLDAAAAAKKAMDAQRELARVKDAASRAEKLATAKMQGADRKTAQLMAKSASLEHEKKSLAAEHAETKATLLSVEAALASATDALASSEASNKSIRAADAQKYAKEVAALNAKYDAKTAQLAVELASAKAANVAAFELANTLRAQHAKECARHSAELAKVKDVAKKALDAVKSREADAERRAERLHEEVMALKVAAAEARESLAAAEGNVLDAKNSRASAVRVVGLVSVFSAYLVLSVKRK; via the exons atGGCCAAGGCtaacgccgccgaggctgaaaAGAACGCCAAGCTGACCAAagccatggcggcggcgaagttcgccgccgcgcacaagCATCAGCAGCATAAGGATGAGAAAGGCAGGTTAGTCGCgcaggtggacgccgccaagaccgccgccgacgccgaacgcgccgccgccaagcag GCTAAGattctcgccgacgcggcaaACACGGAGGCGCGCAAAGCCGAAGCCGTCGCTAAGCAGGCGAAGGCCGAGGCGACTCGAGCCCGGGAGGaatccgacgccgcgaaagtccaggccgccgaggacgtcgctaacgccaaggcgatcgccgccgacgccaagaaggaggcggagctcgcgctcaaCGCCGCCAAAACCTCCAGGctagacgccgccgcggcggcgaagaaggcgatggacgcgcagCGAGAGCTGGCGCGCGTcaaggacgccgcgtcgagggctgAAAAGCTCGCGACCGCGAAGATGCAGGGCGCGGATCGAAAGACGGCTCAGTTGATGGCCAAATCCGCGTCTCTCGAGCACGAGAAAaagtcgctcgccgccgaacacGCTGAGACCAAGGCGACGCTTCTATCCGTCGAAGCGGCTTTGGcgtccgccaccgacgcTTTGGCCAGCTCCGAGGCTTCGAACAAGTCCATCAGGGCCGCGGACGCTCAAAAGTACGCAAAGGAAGTGGCCGCCCTCAACGCCAAGTACGACGCGAAGACGGCCCAATTGGCGGTTGAACTGGCGTCAGCGAAAGCTgccaacgtcgccgcgtttgaACTCGCCAACACGTTGCGGGCGCAACACGCCAAGGAGTGCGCGAGGCACTCCGCGGAACTCGCCAAGGTGAAGGACGTGGCGAAGAAGGCGTTGGACGCGGTCAAGTCCCGGGAGGCTGACGCGGAGCGCAGGGCCGAGCGGCTTCACGAGGAGGTGATGGCGCTGAAGgttgcggcggcggaggcgcgagagtcgctcgccgccgccgagggtaaCGTTCTCGACGCCAAGAACtcaagggcgtcggcggtgcgagTCGTCGGGCTCGTGAGTGTCTTCTCCGCGTATCTGGTCCTCAGCGTCAAGCGCAAGTGA